The Streptomyces sp. NBC_01142 genomic interval CCGCCTCACCCGGCACCCGCCTCACCCGGCACCCGCCTCACCCGGCACCCGCCGCACCGGGCCCGCCCCGGAGGTCTCCCACCACTGGTCCAGCTCGGCCATCGCCGCGACGGCGGTATCGCTTCATCCGCAGCAGTGATATCCAGGACCACCAGACCCGGCTCGGACACATGCAGCTCATCAATGCGCTCCATACCCGGCCACGACGCCTCGGCAAGCGCCAGCGGTTCGCCGCCACACACAGATCACCCACACGAGCGGCGCCCGGCCGCCACGTCATCACCGCGCAGGAGTGGAGAGGACGAGCCGGCACCGACGGGACCGCCTACCGCCAGGCCCACCAGCGGGCCCTCGCGTGGCGAGCAGGGGCAGGGTGGCGAGGGTCACGGTCACAGACGCCGGAGGTCTGGACGTCGACCACATGGTTCCGCCCGCCGAGGTCCACGACTCCAAGTAGGCGGAGTTGGGATGGACGCATCATTCCGCGATTCCACTGACGGCTCTGTGCAGTCTGGGAACGGGGGTGTCGCTCGTCCAGGTGATCGTGGCTGAGCTGCGGAAACTGGTCGAGACGGCCAGCCGAGCTCAGTTCACGAGCGGCGACTACGCACTCAAGGTCGAGCCGATGCGCGAGCACGGAGGTGCGTCGCCGACGGACGAGTTGTTCACGGTCAAGGCCTCGCTGTTCCGTCCGTCCGAGGACATCGGGATGTCGTGCTCGTCGGTGAAGCAGGCCCGGTGGACCGCCTCGAAGTGGCCGAAGGACCGCCGGGTGTCGGGGGTGTCCTTCACCGCCCACAACATCCTCGCGTCCCTCGCCGACGACGAGGAACGGTGGGCCACGATCCTGACCCCGCCGCCGGACAAGTCCCGATGGACTCCGGACGAGGCGAGACGCCGGACGGGCCGTCAGGTCGCCAAGCCCGTCACTCCGCAGGAGAAGGTCAGCGCGATTCACACCCTCGCCCAGGACGAGAAGGTCTCTGAACCGTTTCGGCCGGAGCCGGCGCTGGCCGAGGGCCGATACGAGGCCGCCCTCAAAGGCGAATGCAAGATCTGGCGAACGCCCGCCGCCGGGCGTGGGCTGCACCGGCAGCCGGTGCCCGGGAGCTGAGTGTTGCCGGCTCCGCGTGGGAACGGCGCCGAGCGCACGCGGGCCCGCGCGCAACACTGCCCCGGCTCGGCTGGGTTTCCTTCCCCCTTCGACGCTAGATCAGCCCCCCGCACCCGCTACGCCTCCGCGCGGACGTCCAGCCCTGGCGGCGGAGGCTTTCGAAGCCGTCCAGGAGGAGGT includes:
- a CDS encoding DUF6192 family protein, with protein sequence MSLVQVIVAELRKLVETASRAQFTSGDYALKVEPMREHGGASPTDELFTVKASLFRPSEDIGMSCSSVKQARWTASKWPKDRRVSGVSFTAHNILASLADDEERWATILTPPPDKSRWTPDEARRRTGRQVAKPVTPQEKVSAIHTLAQDEKVSEPFRPEPALAEGRYEAALKGECKIWRTPAAGRGLHRQPVPGS